The genomic segment CGCCGGCCCCGACCGCCCCGCCGCGGCCGCGGCCCTGCTTTCCTACCCGGTCGCCGAGGCGCTGGCCCCCTACCGCAAGCTCGTCCTGACGCTGCTGGCGGTGTTCGCCCTCGGGCTCGTCGTGCTCGTGGCGGGCGGCCTGGCCATCGCCCGCAACCTGACCCGGCCACTGCGCGAGCTCGCCGGCGTGACGCGGCGCGTGGCCGAAGGGGACTACCGCAGCGTGCTGCCGCCCACCCGCGAGCGCGAGCTCGCCGATCTGGCCGACAACTTCAACCGCATGGTCGTGGCCGTGCAGGAGCGCGAAGGCCGGCTGCGCCACCAGGCCGAGCACGACGCGGACACGGGCCTGCCCAACCGTCTCGGCCTGGCCTCGCTGCTGACGCGGCGCGAGATCATGGCCCGGCCCTACGCGGTGGTGATGGCCGAGGTGCAGCAGCTGCCGGAGCTGCGCACGGTCCTCGACCACCAGTCCCTCAATGCGCTGCTGCGCGGGGTGGGGGAGCGGCTCGAACGGCTCTGCGGTGCACCGGTCACGCGGGTGGCGACCGAGGCGTTCGTGGTCCTGATCGATCCGGAGCCCGCGCCGGACGTGGTGGCGTCCATCATCCGCAACGGATTCCTGACGCCTTTCCAGGTGGCCGGCACCACCGTCGACGTGGGCCTGCGGCTGGGCCTGGTCGACCGTGACGGCGCGCCCCTCGACCTGGCCACGCTGCTGCAGCGCGCCCACGCGGCCCTCGACCGCGCCCGCACCGCCCCGGACGGCACGGCGTGGTACGACCCGTCGGCCCAGGGCGCCCACGAGCGGCGCCTGTCCCTCATGAGCGACCTGCGCGAGGGCCTTCGCGCAGGCGAGGTCCAGTTCGCCTACCAGCCCAAGTTCGACTGCCGGGCCGGCCGGATCACCGCCGTCGAGGCGCTCGTGCGCTGGCACAGCCCGACCCGGGGCTTCGTGCCGCCCGACGACTTCATTCCCCTGGCCGAACGCACGGGCAACGTGCGCCATCTGACCCACTGGGCCCTGGAGCAGGCCGTGGCCCGCATCGCGGCCTGGCGCGGCGAGGGCCACGAGCTGGCCGTGGCGGTGAACATCTCGGCCACCGATCTGGCCGACCGCGGCCTGGTGGGCCGCATCCGCGACCTGCTGCAGCGGCACCGCGTGCCCGCGCCGCTGCTCCATCTGGAACTGACCGAATCGGCGGTCATGGACGATCCCGGGCGGGCCCTCGACCTGCTGGGCAGCCTGTCCGGCCTGGGCGTCCGGCTCGCCATCGACGACTTCGGGGCGGGCTACTCGTCCCTCGGCTACCTCAAGCGCCTGCCCGTGGACGAGCTGAAGATCGACAAGTCCTTCGTCATGAACCTGGCGCAGAGCGAGGAGGACCGCATCCTCGTGCGCTCGACCATCGACCTGGGCCACAACCTCGGCCTGCGCGTCACCGCCGAGGGCGTCGAGGACGCGGCCACGGTCGACCTGCTGCGCGGCTACGGCTGCGACATGCTCCAGGGCTACCACATCGGCCGGCCGACCACGGTCGCCGAACTCGAGAACCTGCTCCGGGAGGAAAGCCATGTCTAGGCCGACCCGTCACCTGCTGACCGTGGTGGGCGCGCTCGCGGCGTTCACCTGCTGGTCGACCGCCGCCCGGGCCGGGATGCCCCAGGTGCGCGCCGAACTCTTCGCCGACATCCGGGCCTGGTCGGCCGACGGCGAGCCTTCGTGGCTCGACGGCGGCCTGGGCAAGGGGCGCTGGGGTGGCCACCCCGACGGCGCCTCGCGCAGTGCCCTGACGCTGGCCGAGCTCTCGGCCCTGATCGACGTCGAACTGGGCTGGACCACCGCCGCCTTCGTGCACCTGCAGTACGGCGAGCAGCAGGACGAGCCGGTCGACCTGGTCGAGGCCTTCGTGACCTGGAAGCCGGTGCCGCGCTCGGCCCTGTCCTGGGACCTGAAGGCCGGCCTCTACTTCCCGCACATCAGCCGCGAGCACACCGGACCGGCCTGGACGACCCCCTACACCATCACCGCCGCGGCGGCGAACAGCTGGGTGGGCGAGGAGATCCGGGCCCTCGGGGCGCAGCTGGGCCTGACCTGGCGCGGCGAGACCACGACGTGGCGGTTCACCGGCGGGCTGTTCGGTTTCAACGATCCGGCGGGCACCCTGCTCGCCTACCGCGGCTGGGGCGTGGGCGACGTCAAGGTGGGGGCCTTCAGCCGATTGCCGCTGGCGCCGTTGCCGGCCATCGGACCGGGCGGCGGCTTCATCCCCTGGCAGCCCCACTGGGTGCACCCGGTGCGCGAGATCGACGGCCGGGTCGGTTACCACGTGGGCCTCGAGGGTGAACTCGGCGAGCGGCTGGCCGCGGGGGCGTTCTACTACGACAATGGCGGCGACCCGGCGGCCTACGACTACGAGCAGTACGCGTGGGACACGCGCTTCTATAACTTCTGGGCCGAGTACCGGCCCATCCCGGGCCTGGAGCTCCTGGCGCAGTACATGCCGGGCGTGACCTACATGGGCCGCAAACCGGACGGCGAGAACGTGGCCGTGGACGTCCACTACGAAACGGCCTTCCTGCTCGCCCGCTACGGCACCGGTCCCTGGCACTTCAGCGCGCGGGCCGAGTCCTTCGCGGTCGAGGACGAGACGTACCTCGTCGAGGACGACAACAGCGAGGACGGCAAGGCCTTCTGCTTCGCCGTGGCGCGGGACTTCGGCCCGCGGGACAGGGTCCTCGTGGAGATCCTGCGCCTCGACAGCGAGCGGCCCGCCCGCGCGACGATCGGGTACGATCCGCAGCAGGACCAGACGATCGTGCAGGCGGCGTACCGCAAGCGGT from the bacterium genome contains:
- a CDS encoding EAL domain-containing protein is translated as AGPDRPAAAAALLSYPVAEALAPYRKLVLTLLAVFALGLVVLVAGGLAIARNLTRPLRELAGVTRRVAEGDYRSVLPPTRERELADLADNFNRMVVAVQEREGRLRHQAEHDADTGLPNRLGLASLLTRREIMARPYAVVMAEVQQLPELRTVLDHQSLNALLRGVGERLERLCGAPVTRVATEAFVVLIDPEPAPDVVASIIRNGFLTPFQVAGTTVDVGLRLGLVDRDGAPLDLATLLQRAHAALDRARTAPDGTAWYDPSAQGAHERRLSLMSDLREGLRAGEVQFAYQPKFDCRAGRITAVEALVRWHSPTRGFVPPDDFIPLAERTGNVRHLTHWALEQAVARIAAWRGEGHELAVAVNISATDLADRGLVGRIRDLLQRHRVPAPLLHLELTESAVMDDPGRALDLLGSLSGLGVRLAIDDFGAGYSSLGYLKRLPVDELKIDKSFVMNLAQSEEDRILVRSTIDLGHNLGLRVTAEGVEDAATVDLLRGYGCDMLQGYHIGRPTTVAELENLLREESHV